The Camelina sativa cultivar DH55 chromosome 18, Cs, whole genome shotgun sequence DNA window CCaatgtatataattaatgtCACCGTTGTGTAGGAAAAGGTCATTGGTAACGTATGTGTCGCACATCAAagcatttttaaaatctttatcaaCAACCATTAAAGcaacataaaaacaaatcttgtgTACGAAAGGTTACAATATGGAAGTCGGTGActtctcccccccccccccccccccNNNNNNNNNNNNNNNNNNNNNNNNNNNNNNNNNNNNNNNNNNNNNNNNNNNNNNNNNNNNNNNNNNNNNNNNNNNNNNNNNNNNNNNNNNNNNNNNNNNNNNNNNNNNNNNNNNNNNNNNNNNNNNNNNNNNNNNNNNNNNNNNNNNNNNNNNNNNNNNNNNNNNNNNNNNNNNNNNNNNNNNNNNNNNNNNNNNNNNNNNNNNNNNNNNNNNNNNNNNNNNNNNNNNNNNNNNNNNNNNNNNNNNNNNNNNNNNNNNNNNNNNNNNNNNNNNNNNNNNNNNNNNNNNNNNNNNNNNNNNNNNNNNNNNNNNNNNNNNNNNNNNNNNNNNNNNNNNNNNNNNNNNNNNNNNNNNNNNNNNNNNNNNNNNNNNNNNNNNNNNNNNNNNNNNNNNNNNNNNNNNNNNNNNNNNNNNNNNNNNNNNNNNNNNNNNNNNNNNNNNNNNNNNNNNNNNNNNNNNNNNNNNNNNNNNNNNNNNNNNNNNNNNNNNNNNNNNNNNNNNNNNNNNNNNNNNNNNNNNNNNNNNNNNNNNNNNNNNNNNNNNNNNNNNNNNNNNNNNNNNNNNNNNNNNNNNNNNNNNNNNNNNNNNNNNNNNNNNNNNNNNNNNNNNNNNNNNNNNNNNNNNNNNNNNNNNNNNNNNNNNNNNNNNNNNNNNNNNNNNNNNNNNNNNNNNNNNNNNNNNNNNNNNNNNNNNNNNNNNNNNNNNNNNNNNNNNNNNNNNNNNNNNNNNNNNNNNNNNNNNNNNNNNNNNNNNNNNNaaaaaaaaaaaaaaattactaaaggATCGGAGAAGGTTATAAAGATAACACAATTCTCCTAAAATAACCATCCGTTAATTTGAAATACTAATATCATATGTGGTTGATTATTGTTGTGGTTTTCATGGATAAAGAAAAGTCTCCATTAGTGGTTTACATGGATTGCTATATACGTATATAGATTGTAGTAGTAACACAAATAGAAAAGAATTATAAAGACGTCTGATATATGCTTATACTGTGTAACTTTATTAACTTCTTCGTTGTACCACACACATCATCATTGGAACTAAAATAAACAACCGAAGACCTTTATAAGATTTACCATTGAGATCACGCCGCGTCAAGTGAGGatgataaaattgaaaaaaaaaaaaaaaaaacataagccGTTGGATCTGTAGGCAGAACCTCAAACCGGTGCGGACGGGTGCACTGTAAAACTAAACGTGGCTACTGGCTATGGTATGAAAGTTTGTAGTAGTAATGGGATATTAGTTTTTGTGTGTACGAGTATACTAGTATCCCACTGGCTGTCTAACCGTTTAAAATTGTCGTGGTGATCTTTATTCGATGAACCCATGGCAGTAAACCTAGGAGGAATGGTGGATTTTGGTATAGGAAGTTGAACGAACTCTGTTTAGATAGGGTTATGGTGTGTGCGGGGCTAGACTGATCTAGGTACAGACAATGAGAAGCCACGGAAATAAAATCACAAacgttttttctcttttgttggatattttgtGAGCTAGAATCGACGTTCGGAATCCATGTGAAATTTATAGGTAATGTTGgatataagaaataaataaactcGTCTACAGAAATAAAGTTGCTATAGATTGAGACTTTGAGAGACGACGACTGAGCAAAGACTAAACAAGCTGGGAAAGGAAAAACTGCCTAATTCTCTGACCCAAACGGTGACTGTTTGAAACTACGATTGGATTTGtgcatatatttttgttctcgCAGTTTTACGAACAGCATCATTGGATTTGGAACTTAAACTGAATATAGAAAGCAAAAATCCATTGGGCCTGATGATGGGCCTGATTGAGACAAAGCGTGTGTCATATATGGTTTACTAATAAATGGCTATAAAAtgggttggttacaaaaattcGGTACCATCATCttatttaatcaaaacaaagttCCCAGCTTTACAGATATCATCAAAAGGGAAACATTAAAAAGAAGCTTGATTGGTTCTCGAAGTAAGATCCcgaaagagagataaagagaagctttttgtatttgcatagttgtcttcatcatcatgatgACCTTTTTATCTAAACAATACTATACCTTTCTTCCTCACCAATCCTTCCTCTCACATTGTTCAACACTTTACTTACTTACAGAGAGGTACTTCAATGTCTAATCTTTAACACTTCttctataataaattttcaatctttaaccctttttagtatttaatttagcAAGGTTGACTATAAAACTGACTCAGCcgcttgatttgtttctttcctGATGATGTACATAGTGAAAGTTTCTGCATTTCGTTTCTAAAAAAGAACGCGTTTTGAATTTGGATGTATGTATTTGGAAGCTTCACTGTTTGATTCGGATTAAAAAGTTTTCGAATTTAGAATAGACAAGTGATGGGTTGTTTGTTTATTTCAGCAATTGAATGATGTAGTTCTCAAGTTGTTTGTAACAATGCCTCAAAGAACAAaagctttttttaaaaaaacaaaattcttatgattgtcaaaaaaaaaaaaaaaaatcttatgtaaaTTTCAAAGAATAATTTAAAGGTGTTAATGTTTGATAGTGAAATGGAATGATTGAACTTTTTACATGGCCCACTTTTTATTAAAcctctaatcatttttttgtggtttaaaTTTCTTTGATATTTCTATATCAATTCATAACAGCTTGATGAAAGAGTATGTATGTCGCAGATACAGTGTTTTTTCACCCCAatgggaaaaataaaattctttttctattttctattcaAAAATTACAACAGAAGTGCCAATCTCATTCTGAAGTTATCAGTAATGAGGATTGAATCTTGGTTAAGCTATCGTTTGGtggcttttagtttttttaatcttgcTCTCCATAACAAACCCATTGTTAAGTTTTACAAAAATGAattgcagaaaacaaaaaatgagattATTGGAATGAGAAAGTAAGAGCAAGTGGGGACATGTTAAGGGGCCTTTGTGTTAAACATGAAACCAGGAGAAGCATACATTTCTTGCTTTTATCTATCTGTAAGGATGATCTATTACATGATTCTTTTGAAAGTGTTTTTACATGTGTGTCAgatgttttttatttaccaaaCTTTATTCCTCTGCCATCACCATctcgaaaaaaataaattgaaaagcTTATGTAACTCCCACCCAACAATATAACATGCTATACCACATGTACTTTTGCAGTATTCTTGTGCTTAAACTTGCAATTTCACTCAACCTTTGTTTAAATCTTGCGTAAGATCTCAGACTTCTTCACtgacatctttttcttctttcttttggtaTCAATTTAAACCCTTTCTGTTCTTGCATTTGAGTTttgctatctttttttttctttctgttttggattgttagatttcatattaaatttaatcaGAAGTTTCTCTGATAAgcattttttgctttttgttttcctatcaGATGGATTGTAATAGGCAAATTGTGTCTTGAGATTCAGATTTAGTCACATCTCTACGGAGATTGATTGTCTTGCTGCTGTCTGTGGTTTTTTTTAAGAGCAGCCATCATCATGTCCATGGGAGATGAGAAACAGGGCGAGATGAGGAGCAATATGATGCTATTTGGTTTACTGATTAGGAGAATCTTTGATGAGGAGAAGAGTAAGCTTCTTCAGAGGCTTGATGATGCCAATAGTATAATTACAGAGTTGAAGAAAGTGAGAAATGAAGATGCAAAAGCTAATGAGAAGGTAGTTAGCATATTCGCGTCTCAAAAACAGAATTGGTTAAGGGAGAGGTATGGAATAAGGCTTCAGATTGAGGCTCTGATGAAGGAACTAAGGAACattgagaagaggaagagaaaaagctTATCGGAGAtgcaagaaaaattaaaagaaaaggaaggtTTAGTGGAATCTAAAGATAAAGTaatggaagaagagaagcgTAAATGCaaagaattagaagaaaggCTGGTCAAAGCAGAAAAGGAAGTTCAAGATTTAAGGGAGACGCAAGAGAGAGATGTGCAAGAACATTCGTCTGAGCTGTGGAGACAGAAGAAGACATTCCTTGAGCTTGCTTCTAGCCAGAGACAGCTTGAAGCTGAACTGAGTCGTGCAAATAAGCAAATCGAGGCTAAAGGACTTGAACTTGAAGACTTGTCATTGGAAGTCATTAAGATGCGAAAAGATTTGGAACAGAAAGATCGAATATTGTCTGTAATGATGAAAAAGTCGAAACTGGACATGACCGAGAAACAGATGACATTGCTTAAGGAGGCTAAAAAGAagcaagatgaagaagaagtaaagaaatGGAGAACGAATTCAAAATCTAGAAAACATGAGAGACGGTCACTGAGAAGCATGTTTGCTTTTGAAGCCACAAGTAAGTCTAAAACCAACAGTGTTCCTTCCATTACTCATATTGAACATCTGGAGTTGAATAAAGATCCTGATATCATCCCACAAATCATGGATTCCTACTCTATTGGTGATCTCAATGAACTAGGTAAGTCCTCGAAGAGCTTCAAGTTTCATGTATAGTctctttttgaaaatttaattgatTCTGATTCTCCGTTTATACATTTTAAAGGAGTGGATAAAATTGCAAAGAAGCGTGAGAATTTGACTTTTGGTGAGGAAGAACTTTGTATTAGAGTGATAGGGAAGAACCGAGAGATAGAGGGGGAGTTTACAGATCATATGAAACTAAAAGATGAAAAGGTTGAAGCTTTGTGTTTGCATCTCATGAACTCCGAATTAGAATTAAAGCGGTTGAGATCTTGTATTGAAGGAATGAACCAAGAAATGTCACAGTTGAGACACGAAAACACACAGTTGGAAGGCATGGTAAATCAAAGAGGGGAAGAATCGGTTTTCCTGAAGAAACAAGAATTCAAGACTCAGCTCAAAAGCTTGATACCCCACAAGAACAATACGAGTTGTAGAAGAAAGGACACAGAACCAGAAGAGCGAGAAAAACAATTCAGATCAAGGGAAGTTTCTCAGGAAAATGCAACTGAAAAAGGAAGGGAATCATATTCTCCTGATGAGTTGAGACATTTAACTTTGAAGGCTGCTCAATCTGATGCTGAAGAAGGATCTGAAAACGAAAGACTCTTAccagagaaaagagaaaaagggaatGGTAAGGAGAGTAAGAGCCTAATAAGGTCATCAAGCACAAACAATCCACCTTGGAGAATGgatcttcatgctcttggagtTTCATACAAGATCAAAAGGCTCAAACAACAACTGATGATGCTTGAAAGATATATTGGGAAACCGGAGAGCCAAGAGATGGAAAAAAATAGCAGTGATACCGGGAAAAGGGCTTTGTTATTGATCATTACATTGCTCAACAAACAAGTTACAAGGTATCAATCACTACAAGAGAAGATTGATGATTTGTGCAAAAGAATGGTAAGCAATCATTATCTCATACCAGTTACATACTGTCTCTGTTAACATAAACTGATTCTTTTTCGGTTAACCATTATCTATAGCATGTGAATGAACCGGAGAAGATTAGTGGAAACATCAGAGCAAATGGGGAAACCAAAACATCACTAGAGCATTTCTTAGATGAGACATTTCAGCTGCAAAGATACATAGTGGCAACAGGACAAAAACTGATGGAAATCCAATCCAAGATCGCTTCTGGCTTTGTTGAGGTTCTAGTAGGAATAATCACTACTGAATCATCCTCTTCTACTAGCAGCTTTGATTCAGAACGTTTTGCAGAAAGCATCAAAAGTCTGTTTCAGGAAGTGCAGAGAGGGCTTGAGGTTAGGATATCCCGAAGCATAGGTGATCTTGAAGGCACATTAGCTCGTGAGGGAATGATACATTTGAAGCGACGGGGCGACGTGGACCTACGAGTATGAGAAGCTACAAAATGTGTAAATTCTTTACAATTCTTCTTAATTAAGCTCTTTATATATTGAGGTAAATGAGAACAATTAGCTTTTGTATATAGAAttcactaatatatatacaggAGTCCTCTGTTTGTGTTTAAATTAACTCCTAGAATCTTAGTTAATTCAATCTTTTTCagctttcttcatctttttttgaaACCTTGTCAATTTCAGAGAGATGTGGAGCTACAAAACCTGCATCACACTAATTGTGTGTTATAgtattaaaaactaagatgCTCAATCAGATTATTGGTTTGGTTCATACAGACCAGAAATTTTGGTTCGGTGTTGGTTAGCAGCCAAATTAGAAAAGCCCCTATACAAAAAGCATCACATATTATAAAAAGACCTAATTGGCTAAGGAAAGGATGGGGATTAAATTGGATGTATCTGTCGCTTTTGGAAGTTGATAGTAGAAAAAAAGTAGCTTTTAGAAATGATAGTAAAAAGCATTTTGCATGTGTTTTTTCTGCTTTGCCTCTTTATGAAAGCTACAAACATTCAATCTACAATGTTTGGTAGTTGCGTCTTGTGTTATCTCCTCCTATTGCAATATAATGTTATACCAAAAGAGGAAAGGTATTTATAACAGAAAAACTTAGaaagtttggttttaaaaaaaaacagttgtctttaaaaatactttttaagAAAACCATTATTGTAGGTTTGATAAACTCATTTTAAACACCAAATTTAGTCTTGGCGACTCTTCGACAACtaaatttggtgtttttaatgagttttaaaatGTGGTTTTACTGATTAGAGTTAGAGGGTCTCCAAGACCTTATAAGGTAAGATCATAACACCTTTTGGCTTTTAGATTTAAATCTCTCTAATATtctaatttatcaaaaaaaatgaattctaAGAAATTGTGCTTGTGGTTGAGAAATATTTTCTCCACTTTTACAAATGATACACATTCTAGCACTCGCTTCACGTTTCGTAAACGCAATCGAATTGCTTTATgataagaaaaaactaaaaagcacACAAGtgcccaaaaataaaataaagaggcCTTCGTTGTGGGTTATCTTTATAATTCcccttttacttcttcttttatttcgtAACGAATGGCATAGATTAATTTCACATTCTATTAAGTATTATCTTCTTAAACTATTAAGCCTAAGAGAAGAAAGTAACATTTGACTAATGTCATTGGCCTCTCAATTCTCATTAACCTAACAAAGTTAAAATCAAAGCTCAATTCTCATCTTACCAACGTGACTTAATTACTTTCATTTATACTTTTGAGATACTAACTACAACTAAAAATGGTTTTAGCTAACatataacatgtaaattagCTAACATATAACATGTGAATTTCTTTGATTTCtagtttttaaatcaaatttttgacataaaacaaatcttaaatatatataatacgtgGTTTGTAATATAAATTGGAGTGCTTGTATAATCAAATCCGGATTCATTCTGCTTGTAATTGTGATTGTAATGTCTAACCAATCAACCATCGTAAATTTCATAGTCAACGCAAGAATAATAATGTAGATgttataaagaaattaaaaataaacgaTATAGTATATATCAATCATTTAAGTTGTGGTTTAGCTTAATTAGtgttaaaaattgtttttgttttttttttcttttttgtgttggTTGAACTTGATATGAAAAGAGTATacttttgtagaaaaaaatactatagtATTTCAAAACTTTGCCGTAAGTTATAGTTTCGACAGATTCCaacagaaacatatatatatgaagtttcAATATGTTGCATGCCAAACATAgatatacaacaaataaaatattgatacaTCTAATTCTAAATAATGCATGAAAGATGAAAACTACTAAGAGAAGGCGAAGAGACGGGAGATTCGCATGATGCTCCGAATCCTCACATTCGTTTCTACACAAAAGTCGCTGCAACATAACTGATGCAACGACAAACatagagagactagagagagagatagaacaCAAAGCGAGCTGCCCTTTGACTTTTTCAATCCCTAAACCAAATTGACCGTTGGTCCATCAACACGTCCACGTCAACGTCCATCACGATTacctttattattttcttaccaataatattttctgttttttttttttttacaaaacactTATCCCACAAGATTTGCAGTTTTATATCACTGCCTAAAAGCTAAAACAAACTAACAAAGCATGTGTCCTTCTAAGTGATAACAACGAGACACACCCTCACATGTAACGTTTTGGAACCTAATCATTAACTTTCAATCTACAAGTTTACGTacaaaaatgaatgaaactGGCATAACTAAAGATATCTTAACTATTCACGAATTTTTGATAGTGAAGGTACTCAAATTAACAAGtcgttttcaaattttcaataataataaataaaaaaataaaattaaaaaagaccACATCCCTCGTGaacaagaaacacaaaagaggagccgtttcatttattttattaaattcggAAAAAACACCATTTAATAGTTTATCTTTTCTTGTCCATCATGTCTTCTCTAACCTCCCTCTCCCACTACTATTCATCGTCCttaaacttttcctttttcttgttcaAATGAATCCAATCCCATTaaaggtttcttcttttctcctatTTAATCCAAACCCATTTCATAAAAcgtcaaaaacattaaaaattcatctccaaagaagaaaaatatggtTTTTGTAAATGATCAAGAACGGTTCTGTTCTTCTACAACACCTaagcttcctctgttttcatatccaatgaataataataacagaGCATACGAAACAACTCCGGGGTTAGCTACACCACCGGTTAATATCGCCGGATCTGTTCCTTTTCAATGGGAAGAAGCTCCAGGGAAGCCTCTTCGTATTAAAAAACCGGCGAGGTCGTCGAATCAGAGAGGTGTCGTGAGAGGTCTTGACCTTCCTCCGAGGCTTCTCTTGCCGGGAGAAACCACGACGTCGGTGAACGAGCCTTCTCCGACGACTGTTCTTGACGGTCCTTACGATTTACGTCGTCGTTCACTGTCGCTTCCGAGATCGTCAGCTGTGATTAGGAAGCTTAGAGGAGTTGTTCCGGCGCCGGCTCCCGAGAAAGAACAGAGGTTGTTTGGTGGTGGGTCGAGTAGATGGGGAAGTTTTGGGAAATGTAAAGATGTGTCCGAGGGTATATTTGACTTTCCACGTTTTAGAGACGACGGTTGTCATTGCCGGAAGGATTGGACCGGAGGAGGAGTCGCCGGAGACGGCGGTGCAAAAGTGAAACTTTTTAGGAttaagagaaaagaaggaagcttttttaatctctctcatACAACAAAGTCTGAATTTTGGGTAAGTTTTTAATCAaaagtttcatactttttttttttccttaaattcagtttttgattctttaaagttttataaaaagtttcaTACTCacaaaattctcaaattttatatgaattttttgTCCATTGAAATGTCAATTTTAatgcaaaacaacaaaaaaaaaataaaaatcattgtcaaattgattaaaatatgtGTGCAATAatgtatgcttttttttttggtatgcaTTATATTGCATGTGAGGGAAGTAAAAGCGTAAACCTAATTATTCTATATTTATAAATGCAGGCAAGGGTTTACGAAGGGTTTAAGCAAGTGATTCCATGGAAGCGTAAGCAAGAGGGTCTTCAAAGAACCAACTCTTCCATTGTTTAAAAATCGAATCTATTTAATTCTacagttttaatttaattttctatagTAATTTGGTATACTAATTGGTCTTCTTTTGTGTgcatacttttattttatacaaatctgTCAAGGAAACATTTTAATACTATTATGATTTACAATGACAACTAGGTTTTTATTCTTGTTGAATTTACGgaatttaagaaaaaagtataaagatcttttgaaaatgaacTAAATCATTATCACTGATGTGAAAACTCAAAAGACATTTCaaccaaaactcaaaagacattgcacacaaaaaatgaaagatttgtcTTTAATAATacatctttgtctataattgaCTTTgctagtttttttattttgtaaattttgtcaAAGTAGTTAAATTTGGTAGTTAAATTATGTAAAGCACACATTTCCATACAATCATTGTATCAATgcatttgtaatttattttgaatgaaAATTGGTAATTTATCTAACTCGTCAACCTTAATTTCATTCATgaaaataattgataaaaaaGTGATGCAGCGTAACTACACACTTTCCTGGGCTGAAGCGAGAGTTCtagttttggtttatttgtgGGCTTTTGGTTGTTTAATTATTTCCTTTTGTGTTCGTTAATTTACCGACATTAGCTTAgggtttttatttagtttattgcACAAGTAGTATAAGTAGAGGATTTGGAGCTTTATTGTTCTTCggtttttgattaataaaagagaattaCTTTTTCAAACTCTTGTTCGAATTCTCTGTTCAAACAAGAATTATCGACAAGCTACTAAAGGTTCTGCAGATCCTAAGTTTTTTGTCTTTTACGCTTCTAGCTGCTACAttagttggtatcagagccagcaACGTTCTTTCACCATGCCTCCGAAAAAGATTCAACAACAAAACCGTGACGAGCAGACCTCTGCTTTCCGTGAGGTTTTCACTGAGTTTTCTCAGGATCTAAGGCAAATTATGCAAGATTCTGTTGCAAACACTGTGAGAGCTGTGCTTCAAGCTCAGGCTCAAGCACGACCGATACAACCTAATCGGAATAATCCGGTTTTTGATGCAGATTCTGAAGGGGATGATGACAATCCGTTCGTCGGGGGAAACCAACAACATGGAAACCAGAAACGAGCATTAGGTGATGTTCTGGGAGGAGAAAATCACCGTTGGGAGTCGGGTTTTCGACTCGATCTTCCGGAGTTCTCGGGCAGCTTGAAACCAGAGGAGTTTCTTGACTGGCTAAGTGCGACGGAGGAGTTATTAGACTTCAAAAGTGTCCCTGGTGACAAGCGTGTGCCTCTTGTGGCAACAAGGTTTAGAGGTAGAGCTTCGGCCTGGTGGCAACAACTCAAAGTCCAGCGAGTTAATTCGGGAAAAAGTCGT harbors:
- the LOC104761311 gene encoding involucrin-like; protein product: MSMGDEKQGEMRSNMMLFGLLIRRIFDEEKSKLLQRLDDANSIITELKKVRNEDAKANEKVVSIFASQKQNWLRERYGIRLQIEALMKELRNIEKRKRKSLSEMQEKLKEKEGLVESKDKVMEEEKRKCKELEERLVKAEKEVQDLRETQERDVQEHSSELWRQKKTFLELASSQRQLEAELSRANKQIEAKGLELEDLSLEVIKMRKDLEQKDRILSVMMKKSKLDMTEKQMTLLKEAKKKQDEEEVKKWRTNSKSRKHERRSLRSMFAFEATSKSKTNSVPSITHIEHLELNKDPDIIPQIMDSYSIGDLNELGVDKIAKKRENLTFGEEELCIRVIGKNREIEGEFTDHMKLKDEKVEALCLHLMNSELELKRLRSCIEGMNQEMSQLRHENTQLEGMVNQRGEESVFLKKQEFKTQLKSLIPHKNNTSCRRKDTEPEEREKQFRSREVSQENATEKGRESYSPDELRHLTLKAAQSDAEEGSENERLLPEKREKGNGKESKSLIRSSSTNNPPWRMDLHALGVSYKIKRLKQQLMMLERYIGKPESQEMEKNSSDTGKRALLLIITLLNKQVTRYQSLQEKIDDLCKRMHVNEPEKISGNIRANGETKTSLEHFLDETFQLQRYIVATGQKLMEIQSKIASGFVEVLVGIITTESSSSTSSFDSERFAESIKSLFQEVQRGLEVRISRSIGDLEGTLAREGMIHLKRRGDVDLRV
- the LOC104761313 gene encoding uncharacterized protein At4g00950-like; amino-acid sequence: MVFVNDQERFCSSTTPKLPLFSYPMNNNNRAYETTPGLATPPVNIAGSVPFQWEEAPGKPLRIKKPARSSNQRGVVRGLDLPPRLLLPGETTTSVNEPSPTTVLDGPYDLRRRSLSLPRSSAVIRKLRGVVPAPAPEKEQRLFGGGSSRWGSFGKCKDVSEGIFDFPRFRDDGCHCRKDWTGGGVAGDGGAKVKLFRIKRKEGSFFNLSHTTKSEFWARVYEGFKQVIPWKRKQEGLQRTNSSIV